In the Piscinibacter sp. XHJ-5 genome, one interval contains:
- a CDS encoding ComF family protein, which yields MVLASLLTRTRALALPTQCALCFEWGRDRVCGACRERFIRAIARCRQCALQVPEGTTVCGACVKQPPPFDAALAALDYAHPWDRLIGRFKFHAALDLVAPLATSLLEAWRHSGLPRPELLVPVPLSASRLRERGYNQSWQIARRLARWLGCPADDALLLRIKDTPHQLAFPPDRRAANVQAAFMVEPRRPPGLRAERITVVDDVMTTGATAAEIARVLKQAGAAQVDVWVLARTPAPSE from the coding sequence TTGGTCCTCGCTTCACTGCTCACCCGCACGCGCGCCCTGGCCTTGCCGACCCAGTGCGCGCTGTGCTTCGAATGGGGCCGCGACCGCGTCTGCGGCGCCTGCCGCGAGCGCTTCATCCGCGCCATTGCGCGCTGCCGGCAGTGCGCCTTGCAGGTGCCCGAGGGAACGACGGTCTGCGGTGCCTGCGTCAAGCAGCCGCCCCCGTTCGACGCGGCGCTCGCTGCGCTCGACTACGCACATCCGTGGGACCGCCTCATCGGCCGCTTCAAGTTCCACGCGGCGCTCGACCTCGTGGCGCCGTTGGCGACGAGCCTGCTCGAGGCATGGCGGCACAGCGGCCTGCCGCGTCCTGAGCTGCTGGTGCCCGTGCCGCTGTCCGCTTCGCGACTGCGCGAGCGCGGCTACAACCAGTCCTGGCAGATCGCGCGACGGCTCGCGCGATGGCTGGGCTGTCCGGCCGACGACGCACTGCTGCTGCGCATCAAGGACACGCCCCACCAGCTCGCCTTCCCGCCCGACCGCCGCGCGGCCAATGTGCAGGCGGCGTTCATGGTCGAGCCGCGACGTCCGCCAGGGTTGCGCGCCGAGCGCATCACCGTCGTCGACGACGTGATGACCACCGGCGCCACTGCAGCGGAGATCGCGCGTGTGCTCAAGCAGGCCGGCGCCGCGCAGGTCGACGTGTGGGTGCTGGCGCGCACCCCGGCACCGAGCGAGTGA
- a CDS encoding methyltransferase domain-containing protein, whose amino-acid sequence MAELDPTPSRRLDEIAVSAALRRLARRGEAPWLHGEVARRMAERLALIRLQPQRIADWWSFLGASEALLRAAYPQADIVAVEPTPELAAWRREAGRAPWWSPRRLLSASPVVQLERDELSAPVQLVWANMMLHAVKDPPALLARWQRALSADGFVMFSCLGPDTLRELRELYARCGWPPPAADFVDMHDLGDMLVRAGFADPVMDQETLRLSWSTPQAALAELRTLGANASPSRPAGLRTPRWKASLERALQSLAGTDGRLSLGFEVAYGHAFRALPRAQAGEPTTVSLDEMRTLVRSGRRK is encoded by the coding sequence ATGGCCGAGCTCGATCCCACGCCATCGAGGCGTCTCGACGAAATCGCGGTATCGGCCGCGCTGCGGCGCCTGGCGCGCCGCGGCGAAGCGCCGTGGCTTCACGGCGAAGTGGCACGGCGCATGGCCGAGCGGCTCGCGCTGATCCGGCTGCAGCCGCAGCGCATCGCCGACTGGTGGTCGTTTCTCGGCGCCAGCGAAGCGCTGCTGCGCGCGGCCTATCCACAGGCCGACATCGTCGCAGTGGAGCCGACGCCGGAACTCGCCGCATGGCGCCGCGAAGCAGGCCGCGCGCCGTGGTGGTCGCCAAGGCGGCTGCTCTCCGCGTCGCCGGTCGTCCAGCTCGAGCGCGACGAGCTGTCTGCACCGGTGCAGCTCGTGTGGGCCAACATGATGCTGCACGCGGTCAAGGATCCGCCGGCGCTCCTTGCGCGCTGGCAGCGCGCGCTGTCGGCCGACGGCTTCGTGATGTTCTCCTGCCTGGGGCCCGACACCTTGCGCGAGCTTCGCGAGCTCTACGCGCGCTGCGGGTGGCCGCCGCCGGCCGCCGACTTCGTCGACATGCACGACCTCGGCGACATGCTGGTGCGGGCCGGCTTCGCCGATCCGGTGATGGACCAGGAGACGCTGCGGCTGAGCTGGTCGACGCCGCAGGCCGCCCTCGCCGAGCTGCGGACGCTCGGCGCCAACGCATCACCCTCGCGCCCGGCCGGTTTGCGCACGCCTCGCTGGAAGGCTTCCCTGGAGCGCGCGCTGCAGTCGCTCGCCGGCACCGACGGGCGCTTGAGCCTCGGCTTCGAGGTCGCCTACGGCCATGCCTTCAGGGCGCTGCCGCGTGCGCAGGCGGGCGAGCCGACGACGGTGTCGCTCGATGAGATGCGCACGCTGGTGCGGTCGGGTCGCCGCAAGTAG
- a CDS encoding DUF2244 domain-containing protein, whose protein sequence is MGRSPSVHAYRFGHESSGPAGEWAVEWKLKRNCSLAPRQLLGFYSVLCALSLAVASFFWWYGARMVMPFAWVELVAVGVAMLVYARHAADNEFIALRDDRLTVELASGSRVERVEFQPQWVRVEPQAGDGSLVELSGQGRRIAVGRYVRPELRPQLADELRTALRHSRLGGPFGAQ, encoded by the coding sequence ATGGGGCGGTCCCCCTCAGTCCACGCGTACCGCTTCGGCCACGAGTCGAGCGGTCCGGCGGGCGAGTGGGCGGTCGAGTGGAAGCTCAAGCGCAACTGCTCGCTGGCACCTCGTCAGCTGCTCGGTTTCTACTCGGTGCTTTGCGCGTTGTCGCTTGCCGTTGCGTCGTTCTTCTGGTGGTACGGCGCCCGGATGGTGATGCCGTTCGCCTGGGTGGAACTGGTGGCGGTCGGTGTGGCGATGCTGGTCTATGCGCGCCACGCCGCCGACAACGAGTTCATCGCGCTGCGCGACGATCGTCTGACCGTCGAGCTCGCGTCGGGCAGCCGGGTGGAGAGGGTGGAGTTCCAGCCGCAGTGGGTGCGGGTGGAGCCGCAGGCGGGAGACGGCTCGCTGGTGGAGCTGTCGGGCCAGGGTCGCAGGATCGCGGTGGGGCGCTACGTGCGCCCCGAGCTGCGGCCGCAACTGGCCGATGAGTTGCGGACGGCGCTGCGCCATTCGAGACTGGGCGGCCCCTTCGGCGCGCAGTGA
- the coxB gene encoding cytochrome c oxidase subunit II codes for MLATSLATAASAVKDLPGGPAVNQLDLHPPITAIAAEQRWLHHFMLVICLVIFIGVFAVMFYSIVKHRKSKGAKPANFHESTTVEIIWTIVPFLIVILMALPATKAVVAMKDTSAADLTIKATGIQWKWGYDYLKGEGEGIGFVSTLDVTHREMSDSGKPQGDDYLLKVDNPLIVPVNKKIRIITTASDVIHAWMVPAFGVKQDAIPGFVRDTWFRAEKTGDYYGQCAELCGKEHAYMPIHVKVVSAEEYTKWVEGEKKKLAAKADDPNKIWTLPELQARGEKVYNANCAQCHQPNGKGGGPIKALDGSSVVLDADKSKQLHILLKGTDKGMPSWQAMSDTEIAAVTTFTKNHWSNATGQLVQPGDVATARKQ; via the coding sequence ATGCTCGCCACCTCGCTCGCGACGGCCGCGTCGGCCGTCAAGGACCTGCCGGGCGGACCGGCGGTCAACCAGCTCGACCTGCATCCGCCGATCACCGCGATCGCCGCCGAGCAGCGATGGCTGCATCACTTCATGCTGGTCATCTGCCTGGTGATCTTCATCGGCGTCTTCGCGGTGATGTTCTATTCGATCGTCAAGCACCGCAAATCCAAGGGCGCCAAGCCCGCGAACTTCCACGAAAGCACCACGGTCGAGATCATCTGGACCATCGTGCCCTTCCTCATCGTCATCCTGATGGCGCTGCCGGCCACCAAGGCGGTGGTCGCCATGAAGGACACCAGCGCCGCCGATCTCACCATCAAGGCCACCGGCATCCAGTGGAAGTGGGGCTACGACTACCTGAAGGGCGAAGGCGAGGGCATCGGCTTCGTCTCCACCCTCGATGTCACCCATCGCGAGATGTCCGACTCCGGCAAGCCGCAGGGCGACGACTACCTGCTGAAGGTCGACAACCCCCTGATCGTGCCGGTGAACAAGAAGATCCGCATCATCACCACCGCCTCGGACGTGATCCATGCCTGGATGGTGCCGGCCTTCGGCGTCAAGCAGGATGCCATCCCCGGCTTCGTGCGCGACACCTGGTTCCGCGCCGAGAAGACCGGCGATTACTACGGCCAGTGCGCCGAGCTGTGCGGCAAGGAGCACGCCTACATGCCCATCCACGTGAAGGTCGTCTCCGCCGAGGAGTACACCAAGTGGGTCGAAGGCGAGAAGAAGAAGCTGGCTGCCAAGGCGGACGATCCCAACAAGATCTGGACGCTGCCCGAACTGCAGGCCCGCGGCGAAAAGGTCTACAACGCGAACTGCGCGCAGTGCCACCAGCCCAACGGCAAGGGCGGCGGCCCCATCAAGGCCCTGGACGGCTCCAGCGTCGTGCTCGACGCCGACAAGAGCAAGCAGCTGCACATCCTGCTGAAGGGAACCGACAAGGGCATGCCGTCCTGGCAGGCGATGAGCGACACCGAGATCGCCGCCGTCACCACCTTCACGAAGAACCACTGGTCCAACGCCACGGGGCAGCTGGTGCAGCCCGGTGACGTCGCCACCGCGCGCAAGCAGTAA
- the ctaD gene encoding cytochrome c oxidase subunit I, with product MSAVLPHHGDHGHEHDHAHDHPHGWRRWVYATNHKDIGTLYLLFSFTMFIFGGILALGIRLELFQPGLQFVNPQLFNQLTTMHGVIMVFGAIMPAFVGFANWMVPLQIGASDMAFARMNNLSFWLLIPAALMIVISFFMPGGAPAAGWTLYAPLTLQMGPSMDAAIFALHIMGASSIMGSINIIVTILNMRAPGMTLMKMPLFCWTWLITAYLLIAVMPVLAGAITMTLTDRHFGTTFFNPAGGGDPVMYQHIFWFFGHPEVYIMILPAFGIVSAIVPAFARKRLFGYTSMVYATASIAILSFIVWAHHMFTTGMPVTGQLFFMYATMLIAVPTGVKIFNWIATMWRGSMTFETPMLFAVGFIFVFTIGGFTGLILAMAPVDIQLQDTYYVVAHFHYVLVAGSLYAMFAGVYYWGPKWTGVMYNETRGKIHFWGSLIFFNVTFFPMHFLGLAGMPRRYADYPLQFTDFNVVASLGALGFGLMQVYFFLFVVVPMMRGQGEKAPQQPWEGAEGLEWEVPSPAPFHTFETPPKLNAAATKVIG from the coding sequence ATGAGCGCTGTACTTCCCCACCACGGTGACCACGGTCACGAACACGATCACGCGCACGACCACCCGCACGGATGGCGCCGCTGGGTCTACGCGACGAACCACAAGGACATCGGCACGCTGTATCTGCTGTTCTCGTTCACGATGTTCATCTTCGGCGGCATCTTGGCGCTGGGCATCCGCCTTGAGCTGTTCCAGCCGGGCCTGCAGTTCGTCAATCCGCAGCTGTTCAACCAGCTGACGACGATGCACGGCGTGATCATGGTGTTCGGGGCCATCATGCCGGCCTTCGTCGGCTTCGCGAACTGGATGGTCCCGCTGCAGATCGGTGCCTCCGACATGGCGTTCGCGCGCATGAACAACCTCAGCTTCTGGCTGTTGATCCCGGCCGCGCTGATGATCGTCATCTCGTTCTTCATGCCCGGCGGCGCGCCGGCTGCCGGCTGGACGCTGTATGCCCCGTTGACGCTGCAGATGGGCCCGTCGATGGATGCGGCCATCTTCGCGCTGCACATCATGGGCGCCAGCTCGATCATGGGCTCGATCAACATCATCGTCACCATCCTGAACATGCGCGCGCCCGGCATGACGCTGATGAAGATGCCGCTGTTCTGCTGGACCTGGCTGATCACCGCCTATCTGCTCATCGCCGTGATGCCGGTGCTCGCGGGCGCCATCACGATGACGCTGACCGACCGCCACTTCGGAACCACGTTCTTCAATCCGGCCGGCGGCGGCGACCCGGTGATGTACCAGCACATCTTCTGGTTCTTCGGTCACCCCGAGGTCTACATCATGATCCTGCCGGCGTTCGGCATCGTGAGCGCCATCGTGCCGGCGTTCGCGCGCAAGCGCCTGTTCGGCTACACCTCGATGGTGTACGCCACCGCCTCGATCGCGATCCTGTCGTTCATCGTGTGGGCGCACCACATGTTCACGACCGGCATGCCGGTCACCGGCCAGCTGTTCTTCATGTACGCGACGATGCTGATCGCGGTGCCGACCGGTGTGAAGATCTTCAACTGGATCGCCACGATGTGGCGAGGCTCGATGACGTTCGAGACGCCGATGCTGTTCGCCGTCGGCTTCATCTTCGTGTTCACCATCGGCGGCTTCACCGGCCTCATCCTGGCCATGGCGCCCGTCGACATCCAGCTGCAGGACACCTACTACGTCGTCGCGCACTTCCACTACGTGCTGGTGGCGGGCTCGCTGTACGCGATGTTCGCCGGGGTGTATTACTGGGGTCCCAAGTGGACCGGCGTCATGTACAACGAGACGCGCGGCAAGATCCACTTCTGGGGCTCGCTGATCTTCTTCAACGTCACCTTCTTCCCGATGCACTTCCTCGGCCTGGCCGGCATGCCGCGCCGCTACGCCGACTACCCGCTGCAGTTCACCGACTTCAACGTGGTCGCCTCGCTCGGCGCGCTGGGCTTCGGCCTGATGCAGGTGTACTTCTTCCTCTTCGTCGTGGTGCCGATGATGCGGGGCCAGGGCGAGAAGGCGCCGCAGCAGCCGTGGGAGGGTGCCGAAGGTCTCGAGTGGGAAGTGCCGTCGCCGGCGCCTTTCCACACCTTCGAGACGCCGCCCAAGCTGAATGCGGCAGCGACCAAGGTCATCGGCTGA
- a CDS encoding cytochrome oxidase small assembly protein: MTPEDRKKQNLRLALILASVAVALFVGFIAKAVLLGR; encoded by the coding sequence ATGACGCCCGAAGACCGCAAGAAGCAGAACCTGCGACTCGCGCTGATCCTCGCGTCGGTCGCGGTGGCCCTGTTCGTCGGTTTCATCGCCAAGGCGGTCCTGCTGGGCCGCTGA
- a CDS encoding cytochrome c oxidase assembly protein translates to MTPLPREPDTALRSDNLRMVGKLAVIAALMFAFGYALVPVYRAICSALGINVLSVSERAVPGTSKAAPNTQIDRSRTITIEFDANARGPWDFKPAQSSLQVHPGELATVMYEFRNRQSRTMAAQAIPSYAPKQATAHFNKLECFCFNEYTLQPGESKQWPVVFVIDPKLPKDVTTITLSYTFFEVGGKVPAAPLAAAKTQGPQS, encoded by the coding sequence ATGACGCCATTGCCCCGCGAACCCGACACCGCCTTGCGCAGCGACAACCTGCGCATGGTGGGCAAGCTTGCGGTCATCGCGGCGCTGATGTTCGCCTTCGGCTATGCGCTCGTGCCGGTGTACCGCGCAATCTGCTCGGCCCTGGGCATCAACGTGCTGTCGGTGTCCGAACGGGCCGTTCCGGGCACGTCGAAGGCGGCGCCCAACACCCAGATCGACCGCTCCCGGACCATCACCATCGAGTTCGACGCCAATGCGCGCGGCCCCTGGGACTTCAAGCCGGCGCAGAGCAGCCTGCAGGTGCATCCTGGCGAGCTCGCCACCGTGATGTACGAGTTCCGCAATCGGCAGTCGCGCACGATGGCTGCGCAGGCCATTCCGAGCTATGCGCCCAAGCAGGCCACGGCGCACTTCAACAAGCTCGAGTGCTTCTGCTTCAACGAATACACGCTGCAGCCGGGCGAAAGCAAGCAATGGCCGGTGGTGTTCGTCATCGATCCCAAGCTGCCGAAGGACGTGACCACCATCACGCTGTCGTACACCTTCTTCGAAGTCGGCGGCAAGGTTCCGGCCGCGCCGCTGGCCGCCGCGAAGACGCAGGGGCCGCAGTCATGA
- a CDS encoding DUF2970 domain-containing protein: MTGPRRDLHDAVRRKGSFLQTLRAVAWSFFGVRKSAEYEKDVSQLNPVHVIIAGVIGAVLFIVLLVVLVNWVLTSGVAG; the protein is encoded by the coding sequence ATGACGGGCCCCCGGCGCGATCTGCACGACGCAGTGCGTCGCAAGGGCTCGTTCCTGCAGACCTTGCGCGCGGTGGCGTGGTCGTTCTTCGGCGTGCGCAAGTCGGCGGAGTACGAGAAGGACGTGAGCCAGCTCAACCCGGTGCACGTGATCATCGCCGGCGTGATCGGCGCGGTGCTTTTCATCGTGCTGCTGGTCGTGCTGGTGAACTGGGTGCTGACCAGCGGGGTGGCGGGATGA
- a CDS encoding cytochrome c oxidase subunit 3, translated as MSAATQHGHTPYYFVPAPSRFPVMAATGLFFVIFGAGQWINGADWGKFLVLFGLLFWAYTMQGWFRQAIGESEGGLYGDRIDVSYRWAMSWFIFSEVMFFGAFFGALFWSRLYSIPVLGSLQNAILWPDFKAVWPSLQPGATASPAGTIEPFVTMGPWPIPTINTALLLTSGVTLTLAHHALIAGKRGLTVGWMWVTVLLGVLFLGLQGYEYYHAYHELNLRLDSGIFGSTFFMLTGFHGFHVFVGMLMLLFITIRIMRGHFTPQRHFGFEGAAWYWHFVDVVWLGLYVIVYWF; from the coding sequence ATGTCGGCAGCGACGCAACACGGGCACACGCCCTACTACTTCGTCCCGGCGCCCTCGCGCTTCCCGGTGATGGCGGCCACTGGGCTGTTCTTCGTCATCTTCGGCGCCGGCCAGTGGATCAACGGCGCCGACTGGGGCAAGTTCCTGGTGCTGTTCGGCCTGCTGTTCTGGGCCTACACCATGCAAGGCTGGTTCCGCCAGGCCATCGGCGAAAGCGAAGGCGGCCTCTACGGCGACCGCATCGACGTGTCGTACCGCTGGGCGATGAGCTGGTTCATCTTCTCCGAGGTCATGTTCTTCGGCGCCTTCTTCGGCGCGCTGTTCTGGTCGCGGCTTTACAGCATTCCGGTGCTGGGCAGCCTGCAGAACGCCATCCTCTGGCCCGACTTCAAGGCGGTGTGGCCCAGCCTGCAGCCCGGCGCCACCGCATCGCCGGCCGGCACCATCGAGCCTTTCGTGACGATGGGCCCGTGGCCCATCCCCACCATCAACACCGCGCTGCTGCTGACCTCGGGCGTCACGCTGACGCTGGCGCACCACGCACTGATCGCCGGCAAGCGCGGCCTGACCGTCGGCTGGATGTGGGTCACCGTGCTGCTGGGCGTGCTGTTCCTCGGGCTGCAGGGTTACGAGTACTACCACGCCTACCACGAGCTGAACCTGCGTCTGGACTCCGGCATCTTCGGCTCGACCTTCTTCATGCTGACGGGCTTCCACGGCTTCCACGTGTTCGTCGGCATGCTGATGCTGCTGTTCATCACCATCCGCATCATGCGGGGCCACTTCACGCCGCAGCGCCACTTCGGTTTCGAAGGCGCGGCCTGGTACTGGCACTTCGTCGACGTCGTGTGGCTGGGGCTGTACGTCATCGTCTACTGGTTCTGA
- a CDS encoding DUF2909 domain-containing protein — protein sequence MKTVIVIAFIAILSALAFAGVAMIRNREAEGRPKKPTMMRALALRVALSVALFLGILLAYKLGWIVPTGVPAGR from the coding sequence ATGAAAACCGTGATCGTCATCGCGTTCATCGCCATCCTGAGCGCACTCGCCTTCGCCGGCGTGGCGATGATCCGCAACCGGGAGGCCGAAGGGCGCCCCAAGAAGCCGACGATGATGCGCGCCCTGGCGCTGCGCGTGGCGCTTTCGGTAGCGCTGTTCCTCGGCATTCTGCTGGCCTACAAGCTGGGATGGATCGTGCCGACCGGGGTTCCCGCCGGTCGCTGA
- a CDS encoding SURF1 family protein has translation MALTARLGVWQLDRAAQKVALEQAIEQRATLYVLGAADLGTRLDDIVHRRVALRGRWIERATVYLDNRQMNGRPGFFVVTPLALAGGGAVVVQRGWVPRDVNDRTRLPAVATPPGEVELAGRIAPPPARLYEFDGAASGTIRQNLDLGAYAAEIGVQLPPLSVVQDAGPEDGLARQWPRPAVDVHKHYGYAFQWFALCALMAGLYVWFQLLRPRFRRSA, from the coding sequence ATGGCGCTCACGGCGCGGCTCGGGGTATGGCAGCTCGACCGTGCGGCGCAGAAAGTTGCGCTGGAGCAGGCCATCGAGCAGCGCGCCACGCTTTACGTGCTCGGCGCGGCCGATCTCGGGACCCGCCTCGACGACATCGTGCACCGGCGGGTCGCGCTGCGCGGCCGCTGGATCGAGCGCGCCACGGTCTATCTCGACAACCGCCAGATGAACGGGCGCCCCGGCTTCTTCGTCGTGACGCCGCTTGCGCTCGCAGGCGGCGGCGCCGTGGTCGTGCAGCGCGGCTGGGTGCCGCGCGACGTCAACGACAGGACGCGCTTGCCCGCGGTCGCGACACCGCCGGGCGAGGTGGAGCTCGCTGGGCGCATTGCCCCGCCCCCGGCCCGGCTGTACGAATTCGACGGGGCGGCGTCGGGAACGATCCGTCAGAATCTCGATCTGGGCGCCTATGCCGCCGAAATCGGCGTGCAGCTTCCGCCGCTCTCGGTGGTGCAGGACGCGGGTCCCGAAGATGGCCTCGCCCGCCAATGGCCGCGTCCGGCGGTCGATGTTCACAAGCACTATGGCTACGCGTTCCAGTGGTTTGCCTTGTGCGCCCTGATGGCAGGTTTGTATGTCTGGTTCCAACTCCTCCGCCCCCGCTTCCGGCGCAGCGCGTGA
- a CDS encoding COX15/CtaA family protein, with the protein MEARTLYDLAPALRLALLGVVIALGPLAWVWLRHRGPHASSRLRALTWLTLFLTFDLVLFGAFTRLTDSGLGCPDWPGCYGNASPVGAQAHIEAAQTAMPTGPVTHGKAWIEMVHRYLATGVGVLITVLAIASWRAARRGSAAVSPWWASVTLLWVCLQGAFGALTVTMKLYPAIVTVHLLGGLGLLALLAAQSEGYRAAPVALSRGLHAGAWLVFALAVAQAALGGWVSTNYAVLACSDFPTCQGSWWPAMDFAHGFTVRRELGIGHDGDAIPFAALTAIHMVHRWGALVVLTALALLAWRLIASRLGAARRFAWGLLGVAAWQFGTGLGNVVLGWPLVAAVSHTGGAAALVTLLTMLLARAHQAQRQAAPELSGSSAAASVAAS; encoded by the coding sequence ATGGAAGCACGGACGCTGTACGACCTCGCGCCGGCCTTGCGGCTGGCGCTGCTGGGGGTCGTGATCGCGCTGGGACCGCTGGCCTGGGTGTGGCTGCGCCACCGCGGCCCCCACGCCTCGTCGCGCCTGCGTGCGCTGACTTGGCTGACGCTGTTCCTCACCTTCGACCTGGTGCTGTTCGGCGCCTTCACGCGCCTCACCGATTCGGGGCTGGGATGTCCCGACTGGCCGGGCTGCTACGGCAACGCCAGCCCCGTTGGCGCGCAGGCGCACATCGAGGCCGCGCAGACCGCGATGCCGACCGGTCCGGTGACGCATGGCAAGGCCTGGATCGAGATGGTCCATCGCTATCTGGCGACTGGCGTGGGGGTGCTCATCACGGTGCTTGCGATCGCCAGCTGGCGGGCAGCACGTCGAGGCAGCGCCGCGGTTTCGCCGTGGTGGGCCAGCGTGACCTTGCTCTGGGTGTGCCTCCAAGGCGCCTTCGGCGCGCTGACGGTGACGATGAAGCTGTATCCGGCCATCGTCACCGTGCACCTGCTCGGCGGACTGGGCTTGCTGGCGCTGCTGGCGGCGCAAAGCGAGGGCTATCGGGCCGCACCGGTCGCGCTGTCGCGCGGCTTGCATGCCGGCGCATGGCTCGTGTTCGCGCTCGCCGTCGCGCAGGCGGCGCTGGGCGGCTGGGTCAGCACCAATTACGCGGTGCTCGCCTGCTCTGATTTCCCCACTTGCCAGGGCAGCTGGTGGCCTGCGATGGATTTCGCCCACGGGTTCACGGTGCGAAGGGAGCTTGGCATCGGCCACGACGGCGACGCCATTCCGTTCGCCGCCCTGACGGCCATTCACATGGTGCATCGCTGGGGCGCCCTGGTGGTGCTCACCGCCCTGGCACTGCTGGCCTGGCGCCTGATCGCCAGCCGCCTGGGCGCGGCACGGCGATTTGCCTGGGGCCTGCTCGGGGTGGCGGCATGGCAGTTCGGTACCGGCCTCGGCAACGTCGTGCTGGGCTGGCCGCTGGTCGCGGCCGTGTCGCATACGGGCGGTGCGGCCGCGCTGGTGACCCTGCTGACCATGCTGCTGGCGCGCGCCCACCAGGCCCAGCGGCAGGCTGCGCCTGAGCTGTCCGGCTCGTCGGCCGCCGCTTCGGTCGCGGCTTCGTAG
- the cyoE gene encoding heme o synthase has translation MAHTASTSAALAHPSRVRQFYALTKPRVVQLIVFCAVIGMLLAVPGLPDWKTALAATVGIWLVAAAAAAFNCLVEQGIDAKMARTAWRPTAKGELTNTQTLAFSTTLCAAGSVLLYVFVNPLTMWLTFATFVGYAVVYTVVLKPLTPQNIVIGGASGAMPPVLGWTAIRGEVSPEALILCLIIFLWTPPHFWALALYRAEDYRKSGLPMLPVTHGNEFTRLHVLLYTLVLFAGTLLPFIAGMSGVIYLVSAVLLGAAFTWHAWKLWRKYSDQLARKTFRFSIIHLSLLFAALLVDHYVSPLL, from the coding sequence ATGGCCCACACCGCTTCCACCTCCGCCGCTCTTGCGCATCCCTCTCGGGTGCGGCAGTTCTATGCGCTGACGAAGCCGCGCGTGGTGCAGCTCATCGTGTTCTGCGCGGTGATCGGCATGCTGCTGGCGGTGCCGGGCCTGCCCGACTGGAAGACCGCGCTGGCCGCCACGGTCGGCATCTGGCTGGTGGCCGCCGCGGCTGCCGCCTTCAATTGCCTCGTCGAGCAGGGCATCGACGCGAAGATGGCCCGCACGGCCTGGCGTCCCACGGCGAAAGGCGAACTCACCAACACGCAGACGCTGGCGTTCTCGACCACGCTGTGCGCGGCCGGCAGCGTGCTGCTCTACGTGTTCGTGAACCCGCTGACGATGTGGCTCACCTTCGCCACCTTCGTCGGCTATGCGGTCGTCTACACCGTTGTGCTGAAGCCGCTCACGCCGCAGAACATCGTCATCGGCGGCGCCTCCGGCGCCATGCCGCCCGTGCTCGGCTGGACCGCGATCCGGGGCGAGGTGAGCCCCGAGGCACTGATCCTTTGCCTGATCATCTTCCTCTGGACGCCACCTCATTTCTGGGCGCTGGCGCTCTACCGCGCCGAGGACTACCGCAAGTCGGGCCTGCCGATGCTGCCGGTGACCCACGGCAACGAGTTCACCCGACTGCACGTGCTGCTGTACACGCTGGTGCTGTTCGCGGGCACGCTGCTGCCTTTCATTGCGGGCATGAGCGGCGTCATCTACCTCGTGTCGGCGGTGCTGCTCGGGGCCGCCTTCACCTGGCATGCGTGGAAGCTGTGGCGGAAATACTCCGATCAGCTTGCGCGCAAGACCTTCCGCTTTTCCATCATCCACCTGTCGCTGCTGTTCGCCGCGCTGCTGGTGGATCACTACGTGAGCCCGCTGCTATGA
- a CDS encoding SCO family protein has protein sequence MTSRRLLITSLAASALLAGCDKLGLTAPANAPKFNGVDITGADYRYALPDTEGRMRTNDDFKGKVTVVFFGYTQCPDVCPTTMAELAQLKKGLGPQGDRLQGVFVTIDPERDTPQTLKSYVGAFDPGFVALRGTPEQTKEVAKAFKVFFAKSPGKTEGSYTMDHTAGSYVFDAQGRVRLFERYGGGIEPLAADVKALLAAG, from the coding sequence ATGACGTCACGCCGCCTGCTGATCACATCGCTGGCGGCGAGCGCGCTGCTGGCAGGCTGCGACAAGCTGGGGCTGACGGCGCCGGCGAACGCGCCCAAGTTCAACGGCGTCGACATCACGGGTGCGGACTACCGCTACGCGCTGCCCGACACCGAAGGCCGCATGCGCACCAACGACGACTTCAAGGGCAAGGTGACGGTGGTCTTCTTCGGCTACACGCAGTGCCCCGACGTCTGCCCGACGACGATGGCCGAACTGGCGCAGCTCAAGAAAGGGCTCGGCCCGCAGGGCGACCGCCTGCAGGGCGTTTTCGTCACCATCGACCCCGAGCGCGACACGCCCCAGACGCTGAAGTCGTACGTGGGCGCTTTCGACCCCGGCTTCGTCGCGTTGCGCGGCACGCCCGAGCAGACGAAGGAGGTGGCGAAGGCCTTCAAGGTGTTCTTCGCCAAGTCGCCGGGCAAGACCGAGGGCAGCTACACGATGGACCACACCGCCGGCTCGTACGTGTTCGACGCACAGGGCCGTGTGCGGCTGTTCGAGCGCTACGGCGGGGGCATCGAGCCGCTGGCGGCCGACGTGAAGGCGCTGCTGGCAGCGGGTTGA